The Beijerinckiaceae bacterium RH AL1 genome has a segment encoding these proteins:
- a CDS encoding Transcriptional regulator, LysR family (ID:RHAL1_02637;~source:Prodigal:2.6): protein MAEPDWSLYRTFLAVLRDGSLSGAARRLGLAQPTVGRQLDALEADLGAPLFVRSQRGLVATELATSLAPHAEALEASAAALLRAAGAGSGAVEGTVRISASEVVAIEHLPPLLVALRSAHPKLVLEIVASDAADDLMRRDADVAVRMFPPTQGALVARKLAPIPLGLFAHRDYLARRGTPRSFADLADHDLIGFDHETPSLRAYAARLPEFSRVRFALRADSNMVQLQAIRAGFGIGACQVPLARRDPDLVRVLTDEFALDLGLWIVMHEDLRASPRCRAVFDALVAGLAGLGS from the coding sequence ATGGCGGAGCCGGACTGGAGCCTCTATCGCACCTTCCTCGCCGTGCTGCGCGACGGCTCGCTGTCGGGCGCCGCGCGTCGCCTCGGCCTGGCGCAGCCGACGGTCGGGCGGCAGCTCGACGCGCTCGAGGCCGACCTCGGCGCACCGCTCTTCGTGCGCTCGCAGCGCGGCCTTGTCGCGACCGAGCTGGCGACGAGCCTCGCGCCGCATGCCGAGGCGCTGGAGGCTAGCGCCGCCGCGCTGCTGCGCGCCGCCGGCGCGGGCTCCGGCGCGGTCGAGGGCACGGTGCGCATAAGCGCCAGCGAGGTCGTCGCGATCGAGCACCTGCCGCCGCTCCTCGTCGCGCTGCGCAGCGCGCATCCCAAGCTCGTCCTCGAGATCGTGGCCAGCGACGCGGCCGACGACCTCATGCGCCGCGACGCCGACGTCGCCGTCCGCATGTTCCCGCCGACGCAGGGCGCGCTCGTCGCCAGGAAGCTCGCGCCGATCCCGCTCGGCCTCTTCGCGCATCGCGACTATCTCGCGCGCCGCGGCACGCCGCGATCTTTCGCCGATCTCGCCGACCACGACCTCATCGGCTTCGACCATGAGACGCCGTCGCTCCGCGCCTATGCCGCGCGCCTGCCGGAATTCAGCCGCGTCCGCTTCGCGCTGCGCGCCGACAGCAACATGGTGCAGCTCCAGGCGATCCGCGCCGGCTTCGGCATCGGCGCCTGCCAAGTCCCGCTCGCGCGGCGCGACCCCGATCTCGTGCGCGTGCTCACGGACGAGTTCGCGCTCGACCTCGGCCTGTGGATAGTCATGCACGAGGATCTGCGCGCCAGCCCGCGCTGCCGCGCCGTCTTCGACGCCCTGGTCGCGGGGCTGGCGGGGCTGGGCAGCTAA
- a CDS encoding Epimerase (ID:RHAL1_02638;~source:Prodigal:2.6), which produces MNETLVMGLGPVGRAVMEALVARGDRLRVAQRSQPKELPTGVGFTPCDVLDCEAVRRAIEGASQLVLAIGFPYDGKLWRTAWPAAMRNVVAAAEAAGTRVVFVDDMYMLGPQDAPLTEDMPLTDQGVKPAVRAEVTRIWQAAAAAGRLKLAALRCPDFYGPGVGLSHIGDAGFGRLAQGKPAFLIAPPDMPHDFAYVPDIARAVLSLLDAPDDVYGQAWNMPCAPTRTPREILALGAAALGVAPKVRALPLAVLPLLGLAVPMLREIAEMRFLFDRPYRVDARKFAARFWSDVTPFEVGAPAAARSFR; this is translated from the coding sequence ATGAACGAGACACTGGTGATGGGCCTCGGCCCGGTCGGTCGGGCTGTGATGGAGGCGCTGGTGGCGCGAGGCGATCGCTTGCGCGTCGCGCAGCGCAGCCAGCCGAAGGAGCTACCGACCGGCGTCGGCTTCACGCCCTGCGACGTGCTCGACTGCGAGGCCGTGCGCCGCGCGATTGAGGGCGCGAGCCAGCTCGTGCTGGCGATCGGCTTTCCCTACGACGGCAAGCTGTGGCGCACGGCCTGGCCGGCGGCGATGCGCAACGTCGTGGCGGCGGCTGAGGCCGCGGGGACGCGCGTGGTGTTCGTCGACGACATGTACATGCTGGGGCCGCAGGACGCGCCGCTCACCGAGGACATGCCGCTGACGGACCAGGGCGTGAAGCCGGCGGTCCGCGCCGAGGTCACGCGCATCTGGCAGGCCGCAGCGGCCGCGGGCCGGCTCAAGCTCGCCGCGCTGCGCTGCCCGGATTTCTACGGCCCCGGCGTCGGCCTCTCGCACATCGGCGACGCCGGCTTCGGCCGCCTCGCGCAGGGCAAGCCGGCCTTTCTCATCGCGCCGCCCGACATGCCGCACGACTTCGCCTACGTGCCCGACATCGCCCGCGCGGTGCTGTCCCTGCTCGATGCGCCCGACGACGTCTACGGCCAGGCCTGGAACATGCCCTGCGCGCCGACGCGGACGCCGCGCGAGATCCTCGCGCTCGGCGCCGCGGCGCTCGGCGTCGCGCCGAAGGTGCGGGCCTTGCCGCTCGCGGTGCTTCCGCTGCTTGGCCTGGCCGTGCCGATGCTGCGCGAGATCGCCGAGATGCGCTTTCTGTTCGACCGGCCCTACCGCGTCGACGCGCGCAAGTTCGCCGCGCGCTTCTGGTCGGACGTCACGCCGTTTGAGGTCGGCGCGCCCGCGGCGGCGCGGTCGTTTCGCTAG
- a CDS encoding hypothetical protein (ID:RHAL1_02639;~conserved protein of unknown function;~source:Prodigal:2.6): MTSQPLPFNASEDALRRIADALEALVPKPAPAPDLDAADAFVWRPETSALVPVPKVSRVDLALLRGIDHVRDILVGNTERFARGHAANNVLLWGARGMGKSSLVKAAHAQVNADNAGGPPLKLIEIHREDIDTLPALMALIRETAYRFLVFCDDLSFDAEDTSYKSLKAVLEGGLEGRPANVLFYATSNRRHLMARDMVDNERATAINPGEAVEEKVSLSDRFGLWLGFHKSSQDEFLAMVFGYAEHFGLDVPKDKLQAEALEWAATRASRSGRTAWQFIQDLAGRLGKAV, encoded by the coding sequence GTGACCAGCCAGCCTCTTCCCTTCAACGCGTCGGAGGACGCCCTCCGCCGCATCGCCGACGCGCTCGAGGCGCTCGTGCCGAAGCCGGCGCCGGCGCCCGATCTCGACGCCGCCGACGCCTTCGTCTGGCGTCCCGAGACCAGCGCGCTCGTGCCGGTGCCGAAGGTCAGCCGCGTCGACCTCGCGCTGCTGCGCGGCATCGACCATGTCCGCGACATCCTCGTCGGCAACACCGAGCGCTTCGCCAGGGGCCACGCCGCCAACAACGTGCTGCTCTGGGGCGCCCGCGGCATGGGCAAGTCGTCGCTCGTCAAGGCCGCGCACGCGCAGGTGAACGCTGATAATGCCGGGGGGCCGCCGCTGAAGCTGATCGAGATCCATCGTGAGGACATCGACACGCTGCCGGCGCTGATGGCGCTCATCCGCGAGACGGCGTACCGCTTCCTCGTCTTCTGCGACGATCTCTCCTTCGATGCCGAGGACACGAGCTACAAGTCCTTGAAGGCGGTGCTCGAGGGCGGCCTCGAGGGGCGCCCGGCCAACGTGCTCTTCTATGCGACCTCGAACCGCCGCCACCTGATGGCCCGCGACATGGTCGACAACGAGCGCGCCACCGCCATCAACCCCGGCGAGGCGGTCGAGGAGAAGGTGTCGCTCTCCGACCGCTTCGGCCTCTGGCTCGGGTTCCACAAGTCCTCGCAGGACGAGTTCCTGGCGATGGTCTTCGGCTACGCTGAGCATTTCGGGCTCGACGTGCCGAAGGACAAGCTGCAGGCCGAGGCGCTGGAATGGGCGGCGACGCGCGCCAGCCGCTCCGGGCGCACCGCGTGGCAGTTCATCCAGGACCTTGCGGGGCGGCTGGGGAAGGCGGTCTGA
- a CDS encoding Sec translocon accessory complex subunit YajC (fragment) (ID:RHAL1_02640;~source:Prodigal:2.6) produces the protein MPIVLIGAIMYFLVLRPQQKAARERADVLKNIRRGDTVVTSGGIIGKVTKVVDDSELEVEIAANVRVRVARAMVSEVRAKGEPVKDVAKPAA, from the coding sequence ATGCCGATCGTCCTGATCGGCGCGATCATGTACTTCCTCGTGCTGCGGCCGCAGCAGAAGGCCGCGCGCGAGCGCGCCGACGTGCTGAAGAACATCCGCCGCGGCGACACGGTGGTGACGAGCGGCGGCATCATCGGCAAGGTCACCAAGGTCGTCGACGACAGCGAGCTCGAGGTCGAGATCGCGGCGAACGTGCGCGTCCGCGTCGCCCGCGCCATGGTGTCCGAGGTGCGCGCCAAGGGCGAGCCGGTGAAGGACGTCGCCAAGCCCGCCGCCTGA
- the secD gene encoding Protein translocase subunit SecD (ID:RHAL1_02641;~source:Prodigal:2.6): protein MLRFSTWKIVSILGMIVVALLLVVPSMLSPTTRDALDAHMPSWAKPRTLTLGLDLQGGSHVLLQVDGTDVVKTMVGTLRDDVRRILREEKVATTGGIGTKPRGVEFRVSDAADRAKVLPKLQALANPTASVFGSTGQAAYAVASNGDTIDVDITDAGVADKTRRAVEQSIEVIRRRVDALGTTEPLIEREGNDRVLVEVPGLQDPEKLKQILGTTAKLTFQLVAEPGANPGDVEMLDDAEHPGQKVAVEKRIMVEGGDLTDAQPGFDQQTQQPIVNFKFNIRGGQRFGQVTSENVGRPFAIVLDGKVISAPRILGPIMGGSGQISGNFTVEQANNLSILLRAGALPAKLVIVEERTVGPGLGQDSINAGERAAYVGAALVFAYMLVTYGTFGIFANIALAVHISFIFAGLVLLGATLTLPGIAGIVLTIGMAVDSNVLIYERIREENHAGRSIIQSLDAGFKRAFATIVDSNVTMFVAAAILYFLGAGPVRGFAVSMGLGILTSIVTAVTMTRMMIALWYRYRRPTKLPI, encoded by the coding sequence ATGCTCCGCTTCTCGACCTGGAAGATCGTTTCCATCCTCGGCATGATCGTCGTGGCGCTTCTCCTCGTCGTGCCAAGCATGCTGAGCCCGACGACGCGCGACGCGCTCGACGCGCACATGCCCTCCTGGGCCAAGCCGCGCACGCTGACCCTCGGCCTCGACCTGCAGGGCGGCTCGCACGTGCTGCTCCAGGTCGACGGCACCGACGTCGTGAAGACCATGGTCGGCACCTTGCGCGACGACGTCCGCCGCATCCTACGCGAGGAGAAGGTCGCGACGACCGGCGGCATCGGCACCAAGCCGCGCGGCGTCGAGTTCCGCGTCTCCGACGCCGCCGACCGCGCCAAGGTGCTGCCGAAGCTTCAGGCGCTGGCCAATCCCACCGCCTCGGTGTTCGGCTCGACCGGCCAGGCCGCCTACGCCGTCGCGAGCAACGGCGACACGATCGACGTCGACATCACCGACGCCGGCGTCGCCGACAAGACGCGCCGCGCCGTCGAGCAGTCGATCGAGGTCATCCGCCGCCGCGTCGACGCGCTGGGCACCACCGAGCCGCTGATCGAGCGCGAGGGCAACGACCGCGTGCTCGTCGAGGTGCCGGGCCTGCAGGACCCCGAGAAGCTGAAGCAGATCCTCGGCACCACCGCCAAGCTGACCTTCCAGCTCGTCGCCGAGCCCGGCGCCAACCCCGGCGATGTCGAGATGCTGGACGACGCCGAGCATCCCGGCCAGAAGGTGGCCGTCGAGAAGCGCATCATGGTCGAGGGCGGCGACCTCACCGACGCGCAGCCCGGCTTCGACCAGCAGACGCAGCAGCCGATCGTCAACTTCAAGTTCAACATCCGCGGCGGCCAGCGCTTCGGCCAGGTGACGAGCGAGAACGTCGGACGCCCCTTCGCCATCGTGCTCGACGGCAAGGTGATCTCGGCGCCGCGCATCCTCGGCCCGATCATGGGCGGCTCCGGCCAGATCTCGGGCAACTTCACCGTCGAGCAGGCCAACAACCTGTCGATCCTGCTGCGCGCCGGCGCCTTGCCGGCCAAGCTCGTCATCGTCGAGGAGCGCACCGTCGGCCCCGGCCTCGGCCAGGATTCGATCAATGCCGGCGAGCGCGCGGCCTACGTCGGCGCGGCGCTGGTATTCGCCTACATGCTCGTCACCTACGGCACGTTCGGCATCTTCGCCAACATCGCGCTGGCGGTGCACATCTCGTTCATCTTCGCGGGCCTGGTGCTGCTCGGCGCGACGCTCACCCTGCCCGGCATCGCCGGCATCGTCTTGACGATCGGCATGGCGGTCGATTCCAACGTGCTGATCTACGAGCGCATCCGCGAGGAGAACCACGCCGGGCGCTCGATCATCCAGTCGCTCGACGCCGGCTTCAAGCGCGCCTTCGCGACCATCGTCGACTCCAACGTCACGATGTTCGTCGCCGCCGCGATCCTCTATTTCCTGGGTGCCGGACCGGTGCGCGGCTTCGCCGTGTCGATGGGCCTCGGCATTCTCACGT